The Cryptomeria japonica chromosome 9, Sugi_1.0, whole genome shotgun sequence DNA segment taagaccttcaattaatggaagatattcactattagggtattcttgggacatccattgttgaaagttatcaaattgattgtccaatgtggaaagttgatctatagagagcctagttaaagctttttcttcatcatgagattcatcaatggggtgggtaggcacatgattaggatggaaagaattagcatgatcctcattaaataagtcacccaaattagactccatctcctcagtaattaaaccttgggaggccttagtTCTAATGATTCATCTAACAGGGATAATATAGGTAGGAATAAtaatggtaaaactcatgcactagagggaaaatgtgaattttgaattttcgaacaaatcttacaaaattgattaatgtaaaatgtaagaaaatactgattaaacaatttgaactttgttggaagaagatgatgacataatttccaaaaatgaaaggaaattggaattctaaaattagggctaagggaataccacttaattttaaaatcataattttaaaaatcagggcagactataattaacctcttaattttaaaaaaattcttgaaatttgaaatgttaaatTTTCGAGGTATTTTCAATTCTAGAGGGGATCAAAAagcaataaaatcaaccaatcttctagatttaggctattaaatacaaccataacagtctcccaaaatttctagGAAAAAGCTGAGGACTGTGGCGGCAGTGCACATGATCcgaccaaattttttcaaaatttttagggatgaatattacgatgatttcaaagctaacccccaaaaattggcaaattttacgatttctagatgggcaaaattaaggttcaaatgtaaaagtaggaccctattagggttttgaagaaaacgaggaattgaattacaaatttggaaaatgtcaaacctaatggatatagacacattgaaaaatgtttagaaatctgaattggaatgaaatttattaaaatttgcacaaaatccaattaaatttgaaaattagggtttaatgACCTagtcacttaattttgaaatttgaattttgggaaaaaggagtaaattgaaaatttgaattgtaggaatgaaaacaagtctgagaacaatcagaaatttgaaaattaaatgaaaatccaatttttgcacaagttcaagatgatttttgaaaattagggttttaacaagtaattgcttaattttctaaattcaatttgcaaattgaacaagacaatgaggaaattgaatttgacaaacaaaacaattttcagatctaagataaccacaagcaattttcacaaatcacaagttcaattataATTTTGAAAACTATGGTTTTTATTgttttaaccactaagtttgcagaaatttcaaacgttcaaatgaaaaatatgaaattttattcaaaggaaagtatgcaagatgtcgggttcaccaaaatgtaatgtcaccaaaatgtaatggtgggtgaaaatatgtgaatgagagatcaagaggaaagttaccctttccctccaaggagagataagagtttcactacggatttcccttcaaacagtTTTCATgtattacattgaaagaggggggGCCAGGGAATACATTAAATTCAACTTCTAAAGAAcaagatagaattctgaatgaaatgagaatgataagttaatcccctcttctacttgaaatggaaaggaattgattgagttATGTATAAAgactaagtgaaaaagtgacaaagaattggtAATAACTCAAGATCAAAGCATAGGATGACGCAATGCACCTAGATCTttcagtaatatgtcgagacgaagccgcCCTACGAATTTGAGTAAAAGTCACCCAGACTAtggcgaaagtgtacatggtcctccaaaaaaaccGCTAAATGAAAagagtttttctgcctctgcaaatggagtccaaatccaaatgtacaactgtgcacctgcaacctacacacataaaagagaagaaaaggggttgggattgggggtttgccttcatctcaaaccccagttttgcaattaaccaagtaatgaaagaaagtacttgcaagtaaatgtaatcGAAAGActgtaatgtaaatcacctcaagggaggttgtagatagaatgtaggtagattttcttatgtggaattgaatgttgaaatgaatctcctcttcaatggttgaatccttgacttgaatgcaacacctagccttgaagggagacttgagaattctcaatgctagaaaggaatgctcttgaatacttgatctcatgtaaacttcccactcatcccaacttatccaacttatgcaaatgagagggtaaaTGCAATTtgtatacttgtcatttagggttaatgaaactgatttttgtcataggccgacatcggggaagttttacCGCTCACTGCATAACCTTCAATGCAAacttaggaagggtcctacccaaaatagggtagggataggggtgctATGCCCCTGTCCTAAGAgtaggggggataggggtgccacacccttgtcttgCCCTTTTCTCCAAGgtagagtgcagacagggtggtgcgAAGGGTAAGGGAGATGCAGTTTTTAGGGATTGAGCAGTCTTCGGTGtccgatcaggctaggggatttgattttgcatgcgtgaggaccctaatgtggtaaaaaattaccagggtctcaattttatgacactacacaaccatACAATTGGTATCATCAAATGGATACTTCTAATACttttagtattaaaaaaaattcataggatATAATTATTTTAAACCATGGTTTCATACTTGATATGACTCGAAATGAAAGATGAATGGTGGCCACTTTATTTATTATGGCATTGTATAATATAAAGATGGCCCTAATGCTTAAATCATTTCAAATATCTACGTGTATCTATTGGAAATCATTTTTGTGTATACATTAAAATTCAAAGGATACTATGTTTATTACTCATATAACCTTTTTCCCCCTATTAGTTGAATAAATTTATGATCTTGGATATATAGTTATGACAAAAAATTTCTTATAAAGAAAAATCACTATCCAAATTTATCAACTTGGTTGGTGTAGGGAAATACAATTATAATGAAACACAAGTTATATAATTGGATATCAACTTGATTCTAATATAAACCCATTATTATATATGATAAAAAATTACCATTATTTGGTGAGTTTTATGAAGGTTCAATAAAGACAagtatcatttcattattaatAATGATAAACATGTGTATTGATTATCAATGGCATATCATCTATGTGCAGACATACATAAGATCCATGTATACATATAATAATACCAAAAAACATGATGTGATACTAGCTCAATGCAATTCATAGTCAAATTGTATTTAAAATAAAAGGTTCAAATTCATGGCAACCTCAAATTGTTGCAacataatgatcatcaaatgaTAAAGAGCTTTACTTAGGGTTATTGGTAAGAATAAAACTAAATTTTCACTATTTTATCAATATTATATATACATAGATGACTATTATACCCTAGACTTACTATTCATCAAGGCTACAAATTGTACCATTACTCATAAATATTTTAATAGTGGTATGTAACATGACCACATTTTGTAAATACTTGCATTGATGAGATTTCATTATGGCATTTACACATGACATTGATGAAGAGACAATTATCACGTAACAACTATTAATGATTTCATTGAACTTGTATGTTTTACTATTCTACTTGTGTGATTGAAGCTATCTATTACAATTTTTCTCTATTTTATAGGTTTACTATCTTGAGAAGAAGATAAGAAGATTTTAAAGAATGGTCCATTATGTTATATGGACTATATATccttttattttcctccatttaCTTTTGATGCATAACTAAGAATAATCAAATACATTAAAATACCTGCTTATTTTTAAATTCTCATAGACACCAAAGAGATGTAAAATCTAATGATGAAATTTTCATACCCATGTcatcttttatttaattttgtgtCTATAGTAGGTTGAATAATTTTAATACAAATACATATTGATATATACTCTTATGACAACTTTATTCCTTGATCGAGTCCATGTCCATCCCCTATTTCACAACACTCATTTATTGCACTTGATTCTCTTTCTATTAACATTTATTCTCAAGCATTTGTTGTGTAGACATCATTCATTACATCCATGTTTACAtatattcatttgcattcacactctaccctaaaattaaataaattgaaatattattttcaaatttcTGCACCCCAATAAAATCAaacaatttatattaataaaaaaataattcaatattttttaaatgAAGCATTATACAAGATTGGGAAAAATTGTTATACAGTCAATAAATAGATAAAAACATTTTAACAACAATAATACTAATTAAACAAATGTATTTTCCACAATATATGTCGAATTAtgatattaatataaataattttcttAGTCAGACGCATTCTCGTAAGAAATAATTTCATGTGAAGTGCTACTCAAAACTTATAAAACATGAATTACTAAATTTAATTGAGTTTATGTAGTTCAATCATGATGATATCATAATGATCAGGATAAGACCGTTCGACGCTCCCTTTTGATTTAGAGTCAAAAGTAATTTTTGTGTCTTTTTCTTGAATTGTACGTTACGTAATTGATCTTAAAAATGTATATAACAACGCTACGGAGCTTTCCTTTTATTTTGGTTCACCCACTCAAACATTCCGTAATGACAAAGAAAGGACTTATCACTCACAGCCCAAGATTTGATCTATACCTAATACTAAATACATCTTCAAGTACGCCTTGTTTAAAATATCATAATTAGAAAAAGAAAACTACTGGCATGCCCTAATTTTGTCTAAAACAAGCCTGTAGTTTGTAAGATGATGTTTACCTGGAAACCAATTACAAAGGAAaggttaaagaacaaacttggcaAGCAGAAGTCTGTCTAGTGTACCATAGGAGAGAAGATCCTGCTAAAACTAAACAACTGGTATGCCATAATGGTCCATAGCTGCCTGAAAACTACTGGCATGCCCTAATTTGTCTCAAACAAAGTCTGTAATTTGTAAGATGATGTTTACCTTGAAACCAATTACAAAGGGAATGTTTAAAGAGCATACTTGGCAAGCAGAAGGAGGTTTAGTGAACCATAAGAGAGAAGATACTGCTAAAACTAAATAAATGATATGTCATGATGGTCCTTGGTACTTGGCAAGCGCCATAGCTCCCTGAAATTCCTTCTCTTTGACAGTGGCTATTTGAGCCCTCCACTGGTTGTGGCCATTTGATCCTTCCACTGGGTGAACTTCCTTGACATAGTGGTGATCTTCTCCCTTAACATAGTGGTGATCTACTCTTGTGGGCCTCTGGTTGTCTTCGGTGCAGGAGGGATTTGAGAACCCATTTTTTGTTACTAAAACTATCTCACCTTGTTTTTCTCTGTACTTCTGAAGATAACAATCGAGAGCCTCTGCATAGACTTCCAAACCAAGAGAAGCCATTGCTGATACCAGATCTTCCCCAGTGATTGTCTTCCTATTATCCTTTCTACACTGGTGAGAAGCCTCTGCAGTGACAAAACTGACAAACTCTGAAACACATTCTTGCATGGTGATCTTGGCCTCCTTAGAGAGCAAGGCCTTGGGAGGGAGGATCTTGCGCATGATGTTGCCCACATTTGCCATGGGGAGGAGCCTGTCTTGTACTTCTCTTTGCTCTCCACATGCACTGCCCTTGTTCAGATCAATATCAGATGGCCGATTACTGCTATTCAGAGTATTGTCTCCCATTGTTTGTATCAACACCAGACACAAACAATTCTCTTGTACATACGCAGTAGAATATAAGGTTAAATAAACGGGTCTTTGTGGGGGACAGTATATGCTATAATGGGAAAGAAAGGCGCCATTAAGTTCAGATCATTCCACTTGTCATCACTTTAACTCTTCCATACTAtctttgattgaattatttttcttcttttctccttttGGTGTTATAAAAAACATGTTACTGTCCTGACAGTGTGCTAAATGGGCAACAAATTCCTGATATACTGGcctaacatataaatatatgttcTATTGTGTACACCTTTTGCATTGAGTGGAGGTCATTATTCTGTAACATAGAGAGTGAAATTTATGTGCTTGGCGTTACGTAATTGGACCAGACAACCATCCCTTATCTGCCCAGTTTAGGTGGAAACGTCATTCACCATTATTAATGAATGAATCCTTCTACAATAATCATTACCGAATAGTATTAATTTCAATGGTTTAGCTTTTATTTATGTTGGGTGTTTcattaatttatataaaatatttttttgatttgtaacatattattattatataatgatGGAGCATAATAACATGAGCATGTtaataaaaaatttgaaatctttTCTTAAATTTGGTTACACATCAAAATAttagtatttaataattaatataattatttttcttttgataGAATTAAGTCAAAATACATGTAAATGTCAGTGGGATTAAATCTGGCCCAAACATGTCTTTAGAATTTGAGCTTTAGTGCATGACCTTATACCATCATCCTCACCAAGTGAACTACAAGACTTTcacaaaaatataatattttgaaaataagaaacagataaaaatttatgtattcatacacataataaataaaatagctCCAAATCATGTTTTAGATATATGTATTTATGATATCTACACTAGTTGTATATAtttatgaaaagaaaaaatattattttatatagttTAAGCTAATTAATTAGATCAAGTAATCACACTTACATTTATGATTGTTTAGTCAAGAGATTAAGTAATATAAGATAGAAAGTATAATCATGTTATGTATACTAATAAATAAAAGAGAGTTATCATGTCTTAGAATTTGGAATCACTCTAGAAAGTTGTGTATGGGGATCAAAATTAAAATATTCCCTTCTTCTTTATTTTGGATCAACATTGTGGTTCTAAATCTAATTCGTATGTATAAAATCATTCTATAAGTACTCACTTGAGCTATAATGATGTCCAGATATTGTCTTATGTATCATCAAGTAAAAAAAACTTCTAGGTAGCCATATTCTATAAACTAATTTTAAAATATGGTCACAACTAtcctaaattaattatttattaaaatctaAATCTAGATGTTGTAAGGTTATTTAGATGTAATAGCATGAGTGTGATTAGATATGCTATATTCATTGAGTTTAGTAAAAATGAGATTAATAGATTCTAATATGTCCAAATGTTGTGTCATAATCAAAATAAGTGTAAATATATATCATTTATACATTAAAACGTCATCAAATTATAAAGGTTTTTATACAACTAGCCttaaacaaagaagaaaatatgGATAATTGGTTAATATTTGAGAATGATTTTATAATTATAAGAAACGAGACTACAATTGCAAGTGATGAACTTAAATTATTAAGATTCATGTGTTTAGgtgtaataaaaaattaatttgttatttacatttcttaggatttgtgaaattatttattagatatattgaTGAAGGAGGTAGAGTCTATAAtggcaattacaaagttatttttagcaaatttttcaaCTTGCACATGAAAATCTATTGGATTATTTTGAATGTTATCAATGGTTCCCATTCCAGTTGGATAATAATTTGAGATGCCCATCTTAAGATTTTGGTCAATATAGAAAAATTGTCTACCAAAGATGTTATTCATTATTAATATAGaggttattttttatattcatagcTCATTGAGAGTTACATTTATTATTCTAGTAAGATCTCATTTATTAAAGATGTAGAAGTTTTTTTACCATTATTTTATGAAACTATTTGTAATGTTTATCTCTCGTTTCTCTCTCTATATTGAAAACATAAGGTAGTAGTTTCTTAAGATTGGTTTATAGTACATAGGTACTAGTAGAGTGCTATTAGAAAGGAAAAAAGTGTGAGTATGTGGATATATTTCCTATTTGAAATTCTAAAAAAAGTTTCTCATTAATTTAAGATGGTTTGTtatttttcatggttgatttatgAATAACATAACTTAATTTAatagtaattattattttaaaaaataaatataatttaatacaaAGTtatttttcatggttgatttatgAATAACATAACTTACTTTAATAGTAATTATTCTTTTAAAAAGTAAATTTTAGATATGTATACACTTGTAGAACTTATTCTTGTAGCTGTTTCAGATTGTTTATTAATATTTAGTATTAAAGATAGTAATTCTACATAAAGAGGGACACCATTTtgttaaaaatttaatatttttttggtaGTGGTGAAATCTTATACATATAGATTAGATTTGAAGAAAAGATTGTAAACCACAACTTCTACTCAACCTATGTGGATATTAAGACATTTAAATTACTAGATATGTGATGCAACCATGATTGATGGATCCTCAAAACTGAACTGACTGGCTCATGCagtaagagtaacacaatgaaagcaacaacaaAACATTGAAAGATTATAGAATCAGGTCATATTATCATCTTATAACCTCTGGTAACCAACTGATTATCGTCatacattcatcatagaacatccagtaatcaaccagttacatgtaggctaacatgccagatacaatccaattaGAACTCTCAAAGTCATccagatctctaatcatgaatctaaatcctcATTCTAATCTCTACTGccctataaatgattacataataccatatatataccctctagaACATATCTAGGTCGACcaaaaaagattacattcaccaatccaggaagatgaaatgtgtaaataggtcggccctaaTAACGaaagaaattcctctgaaaaataAATGCCAAGAAGTGTGGATCGACAGGAAGGTccaccacacaccaaagaacatcaaacaagaccccgaatagatccacatgccaagaaaccaatctgaaaatgaaggaaaaccaactagtaAGCTCAAGAATAGAACCAACTCGTAAGCTCAAGAACAATCCTAGAACCCAGAAACACTCAAACCGAGAGTGATAACTAgttgaaaaagaatccaaatgagcTAACAATCTATAATCAAACACATGAACCAACCTGGAAGCTGaaaatatgatctacaatgaaaagAAAGCTACCACAAAAACATACCGATAGGAACATAGAAAACTACATACTGAACTTAAAcaaaaaaaggaaatttttttggttgatgcaagattgctcatagactggggatgctcctgcatgagataccctaggtagaaagagatgttccatgagaggaaactcatgaacatctaaaaggatttgggaTATATATTCCATGCTCATTCCTAATCCAAACATCCTCCTTATCTACAAACTTCTTCCTTAGTTCCTCTGGAACCTCAACCGAATTCTCTAACTTCAGACTCTCTTTGTTCCTCTACCCCTGCTTCTTACCAGCACACTGTCTCTAACTACTGCTCTCTTTCTTCTATAATTCAGACTtatttctaccacaagacttcatctggttcaTTGTTATAACCATACTGTCATTCGGTTCCATCTTGGTGATAAACTTATCTATTATATCCTTCTACAAACTCATGTCGCCTTCCGGTATAACCTATGTGGCTGGTTTCTTAGTACTACCacgtgtgtgtgtgaaaagtggacctatatttgtatgtgaatacacaacacttcaattaagtcattagatgcatggttagtaaatcaataataagtgaataataaaaccattacaaagcgacctattgccttctagtagatgtgagttttagtCTTTCTCTCAAATTTCTTTATTCAACACTAGTGACTAGACGatacctaaatgaaggatttaatccatATGAGcaaaaaattgagctaaatggatgcaagattaagctagatgagtgAATTATTGATCTAAGTGAATTAAagaaatcatgattaaactaatatgcaataaactaagataatattctcaatgcacaaaatctcaatgatcctagagaaaaaaaaacataattacaataaatctccaaggtcatcttgaatgagagatgagagcctgaatttatagaaaatctagagagagaccaacggtcaagatcaattaatgatgagcaacaaagattctccaagaggaagtgcaattcaggtgaattgatgtgattggcttcttttctcagctttaaaggaaattgaactaattttaagataaaatcagaataactgatttatttcatatttttattcaattttgatatttaattgatttaattgcttttatgagatttttcaatttaattactttttcatttctttttccaaatttaatttttttttcaaattaatttatttttgcaaattaattcctttttaatgatttaatgacaaattgatttattaattaaatattctaggacATTTATTTAAATACATAGGATAatttattaaaatgatttacttggaatgattaattaattaaataaatatttaattaatatagaatgatttatctGTCATGTGACATTAATGATTGAGGAGTtcattaattaggtgctcatgattgacttaattacctttggttaggaccttggtaatgTAGCCAAggttaggggcccatggtttaggtgaccatttttagggtattacatttgcccctctttcaattgatgtgcgagcaatgcattgattcaaagaatagttgatgtcaaagagATGTCacttctgaacttgatggatcacaaactgatgaagagagagatgtttagcttgatttgaagcgatgaaactgaatagGTTGATTAGAGCAATACCGATCCTGAagatgattgaactaggaccaatgaagagaGAGATACCAATCTTGAACTTGTTGGATCAAAAAATGAgtaccgatctagaacttgattgaactataaTTGGATGAGCTAAGAGATAAAactgattccaaacttgattgaacaagaaccgattagcataacaaaatatctagattgatttgatgcgatgaaactgaacaccgattttaagattgatttagatgaggacaaacttgatatgcccctagagattgatttgatttcaaGAACCTCAACTTGATATGATGCGATGAAGTTGAGACACCCCTAgaaatgaggtcttgtttgatgagatttgattgatgttcgattaatctttggttgaaaatatttgttgctcgacttttgatgaagatttgaaaggaaaattgcttgacttttgatgatataatcactcataatgatgatgtaataagtATGCTCCCTTGGGAGTGAAATCAAATGATGGCAAGATACCACACTGATTTAAGGCAATTTAAGTGATATAAAAACTTAGCGATGATAATTCGAGTACGATgaataatataaaaaattgattTGAGATATATTTGAGGAATTCTGATTTAATTGGAAAATATTTGAGCGCAGAGTGATGCAAAAATTGACCTGTTGATGAATGTGCCAAGTGGTCAATGTTGTGAGAATTATAGTAGAAAACTaatgtcatattttgattttgatcctgaaaatgaaCTCAGGATGGTTAATTTAGCTAGGGGTACAAATTTCATGTCAATTGAAGCAAGTTTAAAAAAATGATGATCGTTTCAGATTCAAGCTTCCTTCAAAGGAAATAAAAAGTAAAGTTATCATGCTAGAATTTCTTGAAATGCACAAAGCTTAATAAGAATGCAACCTAAGACCTTAATCACTTGATTTGGTATGCTATTTATTATCACTAAGTGTTTTAACTGTTAgaaagttcaaataactagaagacaactgagagaggggggggagtga contains these protein-coding regions:
- the LOC131073853 gene encoding nuclear transcription factor Y subunit B-1-like, which produces MGDNTLNSSNRPSDIDLNKGSACGEQREVQDRLLPMANVGNIMRKILPPKALLSKEAKITMQECVSEFVSFVTAEASHQCRKDNRKTITGEDLVSAMASLGLEVYAEALDCYLQKYREKQGEIVLVTKNGFSNPSCTEDNQRPTRVDHHYVKGEDHHYVKEVHPVEGSNGHNQWRAQIATVKEKEFQGAMALAKYQGPS